The proteins below come from a single Triticum aestivum cultivar Chinese Spring chromosome 5D, IWGSC CS RefSeq v2.1, whole genome shotgun sequence genomic window:
- the LOC123119528 gene encoding cinnamoyl-CoA reductase 1, whose product MGFDRANTANCVATGRGRTVCVTGAGGFIASWLVKLLLEKGYAVHGTVRNPDDVTRNAHLRALEGAAERLTLFRVDLLDKESLVAAFQGCEGVFHTACPVTDDPEKMIEPAVNGTRNVINAVAEVGGIRRVVMTSSIGSVYMDPRRSLDGEANETCWSDLEFCKDTKNWYCYAKTVAEQAAWELAKERKLDLVVINPSLVLGPLLQSAVNASTWHIAKYLDGSVQTYTNAAQAYVHVRDVADAHARAYEIPNAHGRYLCAGRTLHRAEVCRILAKFFPEYPVPTRCKEGAGEMKKGCRFSSRRIMELGVGITPASQCLYDTVTSLQDKGILPRRDVDMS is encoded by the exons ATGGGTTTTGATCGTGCCAACACGGCTAACTGTGTCGCCACTGGCCGCGGACGCACCGTCTGTGTGACTGGCGCCGGTGGTTTCATCGCGTCTTGGCTCGTGAAGCTCCTCCTAGAGAAGGGGTACGCCGTCCACGGCACGGTCCGGAACCCCG ATGACGTGACAAGGAATGCGCACCTGAGAGCCTTGGAAGGGGCGGCGGAGCGGCTGACCCTCTTCCGGGTGGACCTGCTGGACAAGGAGAGCCTCGTCGCTGCATTCCAAGGATGCGAAGGGGTCTTCCATACCGCATGCCCCGTCACCGACGACCCG GAAAAAATGATCGAGCCGGCGGTGAACGGGACGAGAAACGTGATCAACGCTGTGGCGGAGGTGGGCGGCATCCGGCGTGTGGTAATGACGTCGTCGATCGGCTCCGTGTACATGGATCCTCGCCGCAGCCTTGATGGGGAGGCCAACGAGACATGTTGGAGCGACCTCGAGTTCTGCAAGGACACAAAG AACTGGTACTGCTATGCAAAGACGGTAGCGGAGCAGGCCGCATGGGAGCTTGCCAAGGAGAGGAAGCTCGACCTCGTGGTGATCAACCCGTCTCTAGTGTTGGGACCTCTGCTACAGTCGGCGGTGAACGCCAGCACGTGGCATATCGCCAAGTACCTTGACGGCTCGGTGCAGACGTACACCAATGCGGCACAGGCATACGTGCATGTCCGTGACGTCGCGGACGCGCACGCGCGTGCGTACGAAATACCTAACGCGCATGGCCGATACCTCTGCGCGGGGCGCACGTTGCACCGCGCCGAGGTGTGCCGTATCCTCGCCAAGTTCTTCCCGGAGTACCCCGTGCCCACGAGGTGCAAGGAAGGGGCGGGCGAGATGAAGAAGGGGTGCCGGTTCAGTAGCCGGAGGATCATGGAGCTTGGTGTCGGCATCACGCCGGCGAGCCAGTGTCTCTACGACACCGTCACGAGCCTTCAGGACAAGGGCATCTTACCCCGTCGCGACGTTGATATGTCCTGA
- the LOC123119529 gene encoding syntaxin-51, whose protein sequence is MASSSDPWMKEYTEASKLVDDISSMIADRSSLPQSGPEIMRHTSAIRRKITILGTRLDSLVTLLSRIPPKSLTDKEMHKRQDALSNLKSKAKQMGTSFNVSNFANREDLLGQSKKAADDMSRVAGLDNQGIVGLQRQVMREQDEGLERLEETVLSTKHIALAVNEELTLHTRLIDDLEDHVDVTNSRLQRVQKRLAILNKRAKGGCSCMCLMLSVAAIVLLAVIVWLLIKYL, encoded by the exons ATGGCATCATCTTCGGACCCATGGATGAAAGAGTACACTGAAGCATCTAAGCTTGTTGATGATATAAGCTCCATGATTGCCGATAGAAGTTCTCTTCCACAATCAGGCCCCGAAATTATGCGCCACACATCAGCCATCCGGAGAAAAATAACCATTCTTGGGACTAGACTGGATAGCTTGGTGACATTGTTGTCCAGGATTCCTCCAAAGTCACT CACTGACAAGGAGATGCATAAGCGCCAAGATGCACTTTCCAATTTGAAATCTAAAGCAAAACAGATGGGGACAAGTTTCAACGTGTCAAACTTTGCCAACAG GGAGGATTTGCTTGGTCAGAGTAAGAAAGCAGCTGATGATATGAGCAGAGTTGCTGGGTTAGACAACCAAGGAATTGTTGGCCTTCAGAGGCAAGTTATGAGAG AACAAGATGAGGGCCTCGAAAGGCTGGAGGAGACAGTCCTGAGCACAAAACATATTGCATTAGCAGTCAATGAAGAACTTACTCTGCATACAAGATTGATT GATGACTTGGAAGATCATGTTGACGTTACAAACTCCCGTCTTCAG CGTGTGCAAAAGAGGCTTGCAATTCTGAACAAGCGCGCCAAAGGTGGCTGCTCATGCATGTGCCTAATGCTCTCTGTTGCTGCCATAGTGCTGCTCGCGGTTATCGTTTGGCTTCTCATCAAGTACCTGTAA